From Bradyrhizobium sp. NDS-1, the proteins below share one genomic window:
- a CDS encoding 4a-hydroxytetrahydrobiopterin dehydratase, with protein MAERLSAEARRQALSGLPGWREVQGRDAIGKTFIFKDFNEAFGFMTRAALVAEKMDHHPEWRNVYKTVEVVLSTHDAGGVTELDIALAKTMNAIAG; from the coding sequence ATGGCAGAACGGCTCTCGGCGGAGGCGCGCAGGCAGGCGCTCAGCGGACTACCTGGCTGGCGTGAGGTTCAGGGCCGGGATGCCATCGGGAAGACCTTTATCTTCAAGGATTTCAACGAGGCGTTCGGCTTCATGACCCGCGCCGCGCTGGTCGCCGAGAAGATGGATCACCACCCCGAATGGCGCAACGTCTACAAGACGGTGGAGGTGGTGCTGTCGACCCACGATGCCGGCGGCGTCACGGAGCTCGACATCGCGCTGGCCAAGACCATGAACGCGATCGCAGGCTGA
- a CDS encoding YkvA family protein, whose amino-acid sequence MAAEHSVGFEPADRLAEDRESVRRRFWRKLKRVAAHLPFAEDLLAAYYCAFDRQTPRHVQASLLGAIAYFILPLDFVADVMPILGFADDAAVLATAIRMVAGHITAEHREAARAALKRGVGERESEVDAEAV is encoded by the coding sequence ATGGCTGCCGAACACAGCGTCGGTTTCGAGCCGGCCGATCGGCTCGCAGAGGATCGCGAGAGCGTGCGCCGCCGCTTCTGGCGCAAGCTGAAGCGTGTCGCCGCGCATTTGCCTTTCGCTGAAGATTTGCTCGCTGCCTATTACTGCGCGTTCGATCGGCAGACGCCGCGTCACGTCCAGGCCTCGCTGCTCGGGGCGATCGCTTACTTCATCCTGCCGCTCGACTTCGTCGCGGATGTGATGCCGATCCTCGGCTTCGCCGATGACGCCGCCGTGCTCGCCACCGCCATCCGCATGGTTGCCGGCCACATCACGGCCGAGCATCGCGAGGCTGCCCGCGCGGCGCTGAAGCGGGGGGTGGGTGAGCGGGAGTCGGAAGTGGACGCCGAAGCCGTGTAG
- a CDS encoding TAXI family TRAP transporter solute-binding subunit, producing the protein MKLSLKRLFGRSMTGGLDLAEAPPPPSPRSAARKTALVSLALVLAIIGALAGGYYFAMRPVTLKIAVGPANSDDVRVVQALTQAFTQTKSQVRLRPIQTDGATASRDALAEGKVDLAIVRGDLDVPKNAQAVATLRKNVAVLWSVPGKAKKRGPKITKISQLAGHRIGVVGRTQANVNLLKVILQQYGVDPAKVEIVQFPANEVAEAIKSQKADVYLAAGPVNSKITADAIAASIKDFGAPNFLAIDSADAIAQNHPVYEASEIPAGTYGGSPARPEEEVKTISFSHHVVARKGVSETTIAAFTRQLFAVRHQLVTEFPLAAKIETPDTDKDAVIPVHPGAAAFVDGEEKTFLDKYSDYIWWSLMALSAMGSIGAWFAGYLKKDERDNNNHQRERLLDMIAAARKCETTEELDQMQTEADEILRDTLRCFDHGAIEEAALTAFNIALDQFHAAVADRKAVLFSLPQNLQRAGAQFRAAGNA; encoded by the coding sequence ATGAAACTGAGCCTGAAGCGCCTGTTTGGGAGATCGATGACCGGGGGATTGGACCTGGCCGAAGCGCCCCCTCCGCCTTCGCCGCGATCCGCGGCGCGGAAGACCGCGCTCGTGTCTCTTGCACTCGTGCTTGCGATCATCGGCGCGCTCGCCGGCGGCTATTACTTCGCGATGCGGCCGGTGACGCTGAAGATCGCGGTCGGTCCCGCCAACAGCGACGACGTCAGGGTCGTCCAGGCACTGACGCAAGCCTTCACACAGACCAAGAGCCAAGTGCGGCTCCGGCCGATCCAGACCGATGGCGCGACCGCCAGCCGCGATGCGCTGGCGGAAGGCAAGGTCGATCTCGCCATCGTGCGCGGCGATCTCGATGTGCCCAAGAACGCGCAAGCGGTCGCGACCCTGCGCAAGAACGTCGCGGTGCTGTGGTCCGTCCCGGGCAAGGCCAAGAAGCGGGGTCCGAAGATCACCAAGATCTCGCAGCTCGCCGGCCATCGTATCGGGGTGGTCGGCCGCACCCAGGCCAACGTCAATCTGCTCAAGGTGATCCTGCAGCAATACGGCGTCGATCCCGCCAAGGTCGAGATCGTGCAATTCCCGGCCAACGAAGTCGCCGAGGCGATCAAGTCCCAGAAGGCCGACGTCTATCTCGCAGCCGGCCCGGTCAACAGCAAGATCACGGCGGATGCAATCGCCGCCTCCATCAAGGATTTCGGCGCGCCCAACTTCCTCGCGATCGATTCGGCGGACGCGATCGCGCAGAACCATCCGGTCTACGAAGCCTCCGAGATTCCAGCCGGCACCTATGGCGGCTCGCCCGCCCGCCCGGAGGAGGAGGTCAAGACCATCAGCTTCTCGCACCACGTCGTGGCACGCAAAGGCGTGTCCGAAACCACCATCGCGGCCTTCACGCGCCAGCTCTTCGCCGTGCGCCACCAATTGGTGACGGAATTTCCGCTCGCGGCGAAGATCGAAACGCCCGACACCGACAAGGATGCCGTGATCCCGGTGCATCCCGGCGCGGCCGCCTTCGTCGACGGGGAGGAAAAGACCTTCCTCGACAAATACAGCGATTACATCTGGTGGAGCCTGATGGCATTGTCCGCCATGGGTTCGATCGGTGCCTGGTTTGCGGGCTATCTGAAGAAGGACGAGCGCGACAACAACAACCATCAGCGCGAACGCCTGCTCGACATGATCGCCGCCGCACGCAAATGCGAGACGACCGAAGAGCTCGACCAGATGCAGACAGAGGCCGACGAGATCCTGCGCGACACGCTGCGCTGCTTCGATCACGGCGCGATCGAGGAGGCCGCGCTCACCGCCTTCAACATTGCGCTCGACCAGTTCCACGCCGCCGTCGCCGACCGCAAGGCAGTGCTGTTCAGCCTGCCGCAGAACCTGCAGCGCGCGGGCGCGCAGTTCAGGGCCGCCGGCAACGCCTGA
- a CDS encoding NADPH:quinone oxidoreductase family protein, whose amino-acid sequence MKAILCSQYCQPDDLVLTEVPDPVAGPGEAVIAIKAAALNFFDLLMIQGKYQIKPPFPFSPAAEVAGVIESIGPGVTDLKVGDRVVASCGHNGAREKIALPAASIVKIPDNLDYDRAAGIIIIYGTALHALEDRASPKPGETLAVLGAAGGTGLAACELGKLMGLKVIACASSDEKLEFAKAHGAELTLNYAKEDLKEGLRKLTGGKGVDIIFDPVGGAYAEQALRSIAWEGRFLVIGFAAGDIPKMPLNLALLKGCDIRGVFWGAWTRQNPEKNRANLEKLVKWTAEGKISSHVDRTFPLAQTADALKVLAGRQAMGKVILHP is encoded by the coding sequence ATGAAAGCCATCCTCTGCTCGCAATACTGCCAGCCTGACGATCTCGTGCTGACCGAGGTGCCGGATCCGGTGGCCGGTCCCGGCGAAGCGGTGATCGCGATCAAGGCGGCAGCGCTGAACTTCTTCGACCTCCTGATGATCCAGGGCAAGTACCAGATCAAGCCGCCGTTCCCGTTCTCGCCGGCCGCGGAAGTCGCGGGTGTGATCGAGAGCATCGGTCCCGGCGTCACTGATCTGAAAGTCGGCGATCGCGTCGTCGCATCCTGCGGCCACAACGGCGCGCGTGAGAAGATCGCGCTGCCTGCCGCGTCGATCGTGAAGATCCCCGACAATCTCGACTACGACCGTGCCGCCGGCATCATCATCATCTACGGCACCGCGCTGCATGCGCTGGAAGATCGCGCCAGCCCCAAGCCGGGCGAGACGCTCGCGGTGCTGGGCGCTGCCGGCGGCACCGGCCTTGCCGCCTGCGAGCTCGGCAAGCTGATGGGCTTGAAGGTGATCGCCTGCGCCTCGTCGGACGAGAAGCTCGAATTCGCGAAAGCGCATGGCGCCGAGCTGACGTTGAACTACGCCAAGGAGGATCTGAAGGAAGGTCTGCGCAAGCTCACGGGCGGCAAGGGCGTCGACATCATCTTCGATCCGGTTGGTGGCGCCTATGCCGAGCAGGCGCTGCGCTCGATCGCCTGGGAAGGCCGCTTCCTCGTCATCGGGTTCGCTGCGGGCGACATTCCGAAGATGCCGCTGAACCTCGCGCTGCTGAAGGGGTGCGACATCCGCGGCGTATTCTGGGGCGCATGGACGCGGCAGAATCCGGAGAAGAACCGCGCCAATCTCGAAAAGCTCGTGAAGTGGACGGCCGAGGGAAAGATCTCATCGCATGTCGATCGCACCTTCCCGCTGGCCCAGACCGCGGACGCGTTGAAGGTGCTCGCGGGACGCCAGGCCATGGGCAAGGTGATCCTGCATCCGTGA